Proteins found in one Gordonia sp. PDNC005 genomic segment:
- a CDS encoding nitroreductase family deazaflavin-dependent oxidoreductase: MTDLDISAVATPLTLPSGQTLTNRLMKAALSEGLADSGGAPDAQLTRLYSRWADGGFGLVVTGNVMVDRRQLGEPGNVVIEDESHLAEFTQWADAAKRGGSRVWMQVNHPGRQANPLLGASYTVAPSAIGLNLPGIPAPRALTGDEIVDLIARFATAARVAETAGFDGVQIHGAHGYLVSQFLSPLSNQRTDEWGGSVENRARFLLEVIRAIRSTVRPDFGVGVKLNSADFQRGGFTEDDSRAVISLIANEQIDLIEISGGSYESPAMMGRPVRSDRTRAREAYFLEYADTVRELAGDVPLAVTGGFRSRQAMGDAVDGGHCDVVGLGRPAAITPDAARRITDADVEVLPSLTLKLPVPQRVRASASQLKTVEGALDLQWHADQLRRMGDGNEPDPQRPLWRTVIAAARHNGLDAFRSRRGGAASAEAKALRKFRFERAVGRRLMNPTVAFAQRLGLGGRLATHLETTGRKSGVTRVVPVSAVFDNEGAWVISQHGTRSGWALNVLANPSVRIRHGDEWRTGTATVMHDDDVRARARSFAPHPALAGVTAATFQAMESDPVSVRIAFDRGAD; encoded by the coding sequence ATGACTGACCTCGACATCTCCGCCGTGGCCACGCCGCTCACCTTGCCCTCCGGGCAGACTCTCACAAACAGGTTGATGAAAGCCGCACTCAGTGAAGGGCTCGCCGACAGTGGCGGCGCGCCGGACGCGCAGCTGACCCGGTTGTATTCGCGCTGGGCCGACGGGGGCTTCGGCCTCGTGGTGACCGGCAACGTCATGGTCGACCGGCGCCAACTCGGCGAGCCGGGAAACGTCGTCATCGAAGACGAGAGCCATCTCGCCGAGTTCACGCAATGGGCCGATGCGGCGAAGCGTGGAGGTTCACGTGTGTGGATGCAGGTGAATCATCCCGGCCGGCAGGCGAATCCGCTCCTTGGAGCGTCGTACACAGTGGCGCCGTCAGCGATCGGCTTGAATCTGCCCGGCATTCCCGCGCCACGCGCTTTGACGGGGGACGAGATCGTGGACCTGATCGCACGATTTGCGACGGCCGCGCGGGTCGCTGAAACAGCCGGATTCGACGGCGTGCAGATTCACGGCGCACACGGATACCTGGTGTCGCAGTTCCTGTCGCCACTGAGCAATCAGCGCACAGACGAGTGGGGCGGCAGCGTCGAGAACCGGGCGCGGTTCCTCCTCGAGGTCATTCGCGCCATTCGCTCCACCGTCCGTCCCGACTTCGGCGTCGGCGTCAAACTGAACTCGGCGGATTTCCAGCGCGGCGGATTCACCGAGGACGACTCGAGGGCCGTCATCTCACTGATCGCGAACGAACAGATCGACCTGATCGAGATCAGCGGCGGCAGCTACGAGTCTCCCGCGATGATGGGACGACCCGTCCGATCGGACCGCACCCGAGCCCGCGAAGCCTACTTTCTCGAGTACGCCGACACGGTTCGTGAACTGGCGGGAGACGTTCCATTGGCGGTGACCGGCGGATTCCGTTCGCGCCAGGCGATGGGCGACGCTGTCGACGGCGGTCACTGCGACGTCGTTGGTCTCGGCCGCCCAGCGGCGATCACACCGGACGCGGCCCGCAGAATCACTGACGCGGACGTCGAGGTGCTGCCGTCGCTAACGCTGAAACTGCCCGTCCCGCAACGGGTGAGAGCATCGGCGAGTCAGCTGAAGACCGTCGAGGGAGCCCTTGACCTGCAGTGGCATGCAGACCAACTGCGTCGGATGGGTGACGGGAACGAACCCGACCCCCAGCGCCCGCTCTGGCGGACCGTGATCGCGGCAGCCCGACACAACGGCCTCGACGCCTTCCGTAGCCGTCGTGGGGGAGCGGCGTCGGCGGAGGCCAAGGCCCTTCGGAAGTTCCGATTCGAGCGCGCCGTCGGTCGGCGACTGATGAATCCGACGGTGGCTTTCGCTCAGCGGCTCGGTCTCGGTGGCCGCTTGGCAACCCACTTGGAGACCACCGGCCGCAAGAGCGGAGTGACCCGCGTGGTGCCGGTGTCCGCGGTGTTCGACAACGAGGGCGCGTGGGTCATCAGCCAGCACGGCACCCGATCGGGTTGGGCGCTCAATGTTCTCGCCAATCCGAGTGTCCGTATTCGACACGGCGACGAGTGGCGTACCGGTACCGCCACGGTCATGCACGACGACGACGTCCGCGCTCGCGCACGGTCCTTCGCGCCGCACCCGGCACTGGCCGGCGTCACCGCCGCCACGTTCCAGGCGATGGAGAGCGATCCCGTGTCGGTGCGGATCGCTTTTGATCGCGGTGCCGACTGA
- a CDS encoding enoyl-CoA hydratase-related protein — MTDRSHVDYRVEDGVALVTLNRPDRLNAFDDQMEQELVEVFDRSDNDDDVKVVILTGAGRAFCAGADLVAADDPRDSFRDWRSATDIPDGLLFDSPGDGLPLRRDGGGRVVMRIFESIKPIISAINGHAVGVGSTMTLPTDIRIASDSAKFAFPFTRRAFVPESCSSWFLPRVVGPQQALEWMLTGRTFGAAEALAGGLVRSIHPADDVLGVAMSLAREIADNTSAVSVSLSRAMLWRMMTAPHPMQAHQLETLAFNLRGVSEDAQEGIAAFLEKRTPDFRDTVSGAGINRILRGWEQPEFVPPL, encoded by the coding sequence GTGACCGACCGCTCTCATGTCGACTATCGGGTGGAGGACGGCGTCGCGCTCGTCACTCTGAACCGGCCCGATCGCCTCAACGCATTCGACGACCAGATGGAACAGGAGCTCGTTGAGGTCTTCGATCGGTCGGATAACGACGATGACGTGAAGGTTGTGATCCTCACCGGTGCGGGACGCGCATTCTGCGCAGGCGCCGATCTCGTCGCCGCCGACGATCCGCGCGACTCGTTCCGCGACTGGCGCTCGGCCACCGACATCCCCGACGGGCTGCTCTTCGACTCGCCAGGCGACGGACTGCCGCTCCGCCGCGACGGCGGCGGTCGCGTGGTGATGCGGATCTTCGAATCGATCAAACCGATCATCTCGGCGATCAACGGCCACGCGGTCGGTGTCGGGTCGACGATGACGCTTCCGACGGACATACGAATCGCGTCGGACTCGGCGAAGTTTGCGTTCCCATTCACCAGACGTGCGTTCGTGCCCGAATCCTGTTCGTCGTGGTTCCTTCCTCGTGTGGTCGGTCCGCAACAGGCGCTCGAGTGGATGCTCACTGGACGCACGTTCGGTGCCGCGGAGGCGCTGGCCGGTGGCCTCGTCCGCAGCATCCACCCCGCAGACGACGTCCTCGGCGTGGCGATGAGTCTCGCACGAGAGATCGCCGACAACACCTCGGCGGTGTCGGTCAGCTTGAGTCGCGCGATGCTGTGGCGGATGATGACCGCGCCTCATCCGATGCAGGCCCACCAGCTGGAGACGCTCGCTTTCAACCTCCGGGGGGTGAGTGAAGACGCTCAGGAGGGCATTGCGGCGTTCCTGGAGAAGCGCACCCCGGATTTTCGCGACACGGTGTCTGGCGCCGGGATCAACCGGATCCTCCGCGGCTGGGAACAGCCGGAGTTCGTCCCGCCGTTGTAA
- a CDS encoding BCCT family transporter, which yields MLDEENDKSNSDPAPSQSADDAPPVLEMLIDPLTQQRTEISANIAAVPGRMHIAEDDSDDEITAKLKHQGVRIGKGGIAPAVFWPALITIVTVAVVAVIIPDATADFFSAVQNWIVANLGWYYMLIIGGFVVFVLGVGISRLGRVRLGRDDEEPEFSRLSWFCMLFAAGMGIGLVFYGVGEPLTYATVQPKPGWSGSEADISGLAMAQTFVHWGLHPWAIYAVIGLALAYAIHRRGRPVSIRWALEPLLGERVKGWAGDLIDVLAIFGTVFGVATSLGLGVQQISAGMQSIGIVDTVDNTLLVVLIVVITFLATLSVVSGLGAGIKWLSNINLSLAGLLLISMLILGPTLFLLRTFVQSLGVYLANVLNLTFDVGAFQGDAAESWLSDWTIFYWGWWIAWAPFVGVFIARISRGRTVREFIAGCLIVPTLVGMIWFSVMGGSGLYRQLFGEGDLVEDGAVSAERSLFHVLDGLPLGNIFSILAIILVAIFFITSSDSGSLVVDMLASGGHPNPPVWSRVLWASLEGALAIALLLAGGLSSLQSASLATALPFSVILAMMCVATVKGLRHENWLLNYAEHTQRIEAATAHITGEVFDSIPTDPALRDYVDDRIDYRLTRTRGLQTHNKRH from the coding sequence ATGCTTGACGAAGAGAACGACAAATCGAACTCAGATCCAGCTCCATCGCAGTCCGCCGACGACGCCCCTCCCGTACTGGAGATGCTGATCGATCCGCTGACTCAACAGCGCACCGAGATCAGCGCGAACATTGCCGCAGTACCGGGTCGCATGCACATAGCCGAAGACGACTCGGACGATGAGATCACCGCCAAGCTGAAGCATCAAGGCGTGCGCATCGGCAAGGGCGGCATCGCGCCGGCGGTGTTCTGGCCTGCACTGATCACGATTGTGACTGTCGCAGTAGTCGCGGTAATCATCCCAGACGCTACGGCCGACTTCTTCAGTGCCGTCCAGAACTGGATTGTGGCCAACCTCGGTTGGTACTACATGCTCATCATCGGCGGATTCGTGGTGTTCGTCCTCGGCGTCGGCATCTCACGCCTGGGCCGAGTGCGCCTCGGGCGCGACGACGAGGAACCAGAGTTCAGTCGGTTGTCCTGGTTCTGCATGCTGTTCGCGGCCGGAATGGGAATCGGTCTGGTCTTCTACGGCGTGGGTGAGCCGTTGACATATGCCACCGTTCAACCGAAACCAGGCTGGAGTGGGTCCGAAGCCGACATCAGCGGTCTGGCGATGGCCCAGACCTTTGTGCACTGGGGCCTCCATCCGTGGGCGATCTACGCCGTCATCGGCCTGGCTCTCGCGTATGCGATCCACCGGAGAGGTCGACCGGTGTCGATCCGCTGGGCCCTCGAGCCGCTGCTGGGGGAGCGAGTCAAGGGCTGGGCCGGCGACCTCATCGACGTCCTTGCAATCTTCGGAACCGTCTTCGGAGTCGCGACGTCCCTCGGACTGGGCGTCCAGCAGATCTCGGCGGGAATGCAATCCATCGGAATCGTCGACACCGTCGACAACACACTGTTGGTCGTGCTCATCGTGGTGATCACGTTCCTCGCAACCCTCTCAGTGGTCAGCGGCTTGGGTGCCGGGATCAAGTGGTTGTCGAACATCAACCTCTCCCTGGCTGGCCTTCTGCTCATCAGCATGCTGATCCTCGGCCCGACACTCTTCCTTCTCCGGACGTTTGTGCAATCCCTCGGGGTGTACCTGGCGAACGTGCTCAATCTGACCTTCGATGTCGGCGCATTCCAGGGAGATGCCGCCGAATCGTGGCTCAGCGACTGGACGATCTTCTACTGGGGCTGGTGGATCGCCTGGGCACCGTTCGTCGGCGTCTTCATCGCGCGGATCTCGCGTGGACGAACAGTTCGCGAGTTCATCGCGGGCTGCCTGATCGTCCCGACGCTTGTCGGCATGATCTGGTTCTCGGTCATGGGAGGCTCCGGCCTCTACCGGCAGCTCTTCGGCGAAGGCGACCTGGTCGAAGACGGCGCGGTGTCCGCGGAGCGGTCGCTGTTCCACGTCCTCGACGGGCTTCCGCTCGGAAACATCTTCTCCATCCTGGCGATCATCCTGGTTGCGATCTTCTTCATCACTTCGTCCGACTCGGGATCCTTAGTGGTCGACATGCTGGCGTCCGGCGGACACCCGAATCCGCCGGTCTGGTCACGGGTTCTGTGGGCGTCGCTCGAGGGCGCCCTCGCGATCGCACTGCTGCTCGCGGGCGGTCTCAGTTCTCTTCAGTCGGCGTCGCTGGCCACTGCACTGCCGTTTAGCGTGATCCTGGCGATGATGTGTGTGGCTACAGTGAAGGGCCTGCGTCATGAGAACTGGCTTCTGAACTACGCGGAGCACACGCAACGCATCGAGGCGGCCACCGCTCACATCACGGGCGAGGTCTTCGACAGCATTCCAACCGACCCTGCGTTGCGCGACTACGTCGACGATCGAATCGACTACCGCCTCACGAGAACACGCGGCCTGCAGACGCACAACAAACGCCACTAG
- a CDS encoding Hsp20/alpha crystallin family protein codes for MLGFDPFNDLDALARGLLTGQQSGTVRTPRFMPMDLCKVEDHYLLTADLPGVDPGSIDVSVDNGVLSLSAQRSLASDDGVKWLASERFAGTYRRQVTLGEGIDTSAISAQYNNGVLTVSIPIAEKAKPRRIAVEHSSEQQAIAASTG; via the coding sequence GTGCTTGGATTCGACCCTTTCAATGACCTTGACGCTCTCGCTCGAGGCCTTCTTACAGGTCAGCAGAGCGGAACCGTCCGGACGCCGCGATTCATGCCGATGGACTTGTGCAAAGTCGAGGATCACTACCTTCTGACGGCGGATCTTCCCGGTGTCGATCCCGGATCCATTGATGTCAGCGTCGACAACGGCGTCCTCTCCCTTTCCGCTCAACGCTCTCTGGCGTCCGACGATGGCGTGAAATGGCTCGCAAGCGAGCGGTTCGCCGGAACGTACCGTCGCCAGGTCACGCTGGGTGAGGGTATCGACACCTCGGCGATCAGCGCGCAATACAACAACGGTGTCTTGACCGTTTCGATCCCGATTGCGGAGAAGGCAAAGCCACGCAGGATCGCGGTCGAGCATTCCAGCGAACAGCAGGCCATCGCTGCTTCGACGGGATGA
- a CDS encoding DinB family protein, whose translation MAPTCSDCGYDYRALSIDDASSTLVREVADTVHTLRHRRQTAPAPDASWSSLEYAGHLRDVLIVTRERTLHALRDDSPTVVSMGADDRVQLGEYSDLSYYQAAAEISEASRRLAATWNRLSTQDWARTLRYNYPTPTVRELSWLAAHIVHEVVHHRMDIKRLTTARKAVSLSPDYGAPWGLWSSNPPCPSPPASTELLTPANFGLPDSVVVRLRTWLDVWTANFADAPSDDQHSWRRGFDVSGWIREGDAIADLIAEALPNYTVERQYRTYAANAVRRNTDQAR comes from the coding sequence ATGGCACCCACCTGCTCCGACTGCGGGTACGACTACCGGGCACTGAGCATCGACGACGCGTCATCCACACTCGTGCGCGAAGTCGCCGACACCGTCCACACGCTCCGGCATCGACGCCAGACAGCACCTGCTCCCGATGCTTCCTGGTCTTCCCTCGAATACGCAGGCCATCTCCGTGACGTCCTCATCGTCACTCGGGAGCGCACGCTACACGCGCTTCGAGACGATTCGCCGACAGTCGTCTCCATGGGCGCAGACGACCGCGTTCAACTCGGCGAGTACTCAGACCTCTCGTACTACCAGGCTGCGGCCGAGATCTCAGAGGCCTCCCGCCGGCTCGCGGCCACCTGGAACCGTCTGAGCACCCAGGACTGGGCGCGGACGCTGCGGTACAACTACCCCACTCCCACTGTTCGCGAGCTGTCGTGGCTCGCCGCGCACATCGTCCATGAAGTGGTCCACCACCGAATGGACATCAAACGGCTGACCACCGCCAGGAAGGCAGTCTCACTGAGCCCCGATTACGGTGCGCCGTGGGGCCTGTGGTCGAGCAATCCTCCGTGCCCCTCCCCACCCGCGAGTACCGAACTGCTGACACCGGCGAATTTCGGGCTTCCCGACTCCGTCGTCGTCCGCCTGCGCACATGGCTCGACGTGTGGACGGCGAACTTCGCCGACGCACCGAGCGACGACCAGCACTCCTGGCGCCGCGGATTCGACGTCTCCGGCTGGATTCGAGAAGGCGATGCGATCGCCGACCTCATCGCCGAGGCGCTCCCCAACTACACCGTCGAACGCCAGTATCGGACTTACGCGGCCAACGCCGTCCGGCGCAATACCGATCAGGCCCGCTAG
- a CDS encoding Rv2640c family ArsR-like transcriptional regulator yields MPKTLPVVDISAPICCASIAAGPMEADAALGLALRLKALADPARIQLVSILMGARPGAISTSDLAEALALSAGTVSHHLGQLKKAGLVTSERRGVNVLHRAEPDALEALRGVLDTCC; encoded by the coding sequence ATGCCCAAGACGCTCCCTGTGGTCGACATCAGTGCCCCGATCTGCTGTGCATCGATCGCCGCGGGGCCTATGGAGGCCGATGCGGCTCTCGGGCTGGCTCTCCGGCTCAAGGCTCTGGCCGACCCGGCGCGTATTCAGCTTGTCTCCATCCTCATGGGCGCCCGACCAGGTGCGATTAGTACCAGTGATCTCGCGGAAGCGCTCGCGCTCTCGGCGGGTACGGTGAGCCACCACCTCGGTCAGCTCAAGAAAGCCGGTCTTGTCACCTCCGAGCGTCGAGGTGTGAACGTCCTACATCGCGCCGAACCGGACGCGCTGGAAGCACTTAGAGGAGTGCTCGACACCTGCTGCTAG
- a CDS encoding ArsI/CadI family heavy metal resistance metalloenzyme, with the protein MSRVQLALNVDDLDQSIAFYTKLFGVSPAKIKPGYANFTVAEPALKLVLLENPGQGGSINHLGVEVDSSEKVHAEIARFTEEKLFTEEEIGATCCFATQDKVWVSAPDAERWEVYTVLADAETFNGEPVAAAVPVGESTPAACCTPAANCC; encoded by the coding sequence ATGTCACGAGTCCAACTCGCCCTCAACGTCGACGATCTCGACCAGTCGATTGCCTTCTACACCAAGCTGTTCGGCGTCAGCCCTGCGAAGATCAAGCCGGGCTACGCCAACTTCACCGTTGCTGAGCCCGCGCTGAAGCTGGTGCTGCTGGAGAACCCCGGCCAGGGCGGCAGCATCAATCACCTCGGCGTGGAGGTCGATTCCAGCGAGAAGGTGCACGCCGAGATCGCCCGATTCACCGAAGAAAAACTGTTCACCGAAGAGGAGATCGGAGCAACCTGCTGCTTCGCCACCCAGGACAAAGTGTGGGTCTCTGCTCCCGACGCTGAGCGTTGGGAGGTCTACACCGTGTTGGCCGACGCTGAGACTTTCAATGGCGAGCCGGTCGCCGCCGCGGTCCCTGTCGGCGAATCTACGCCAGCAGCATGCTGCACTCCCGCAGCGAACTGCTGCTGA
- a CDS encoding phage holin family protein: MIRFVLQVLAQLILGAVALLVIHVVLPGVELSVSGFFVAVGVFTLAHVILGPFVLSVAQNYAAPLSGGVGLVATLLALWIATLFDGGLRIVGIPSWILAPLLVWIITALGGWIVMGLVIDRRLKKRAARKLVHSVE, translated from the coding sequence ATGATTCGATTCGTCCTCCAGGTACTCGCCCAACTCATCCTCGGTGCTGTTGCACTCCTCGTAATCCATGTCGTTCTGCCGGGGGTTGAGCTGAGTGTTTCTGGCTTCTTCGTCGCGGTCGGCGTATTCACGCTCGCGCACGTAATCCTGGGTCCGTTCGTGCTGTCTGTGGCGCAGAACTACGCCGCTCCACTTTCGGGCGGCGTCGGGCTCGTCGCAACGCTTCTCGCCCTCTGGATAGCGACCTTGTTCGACGGCGGGCTCCGAATCGTAGGAATCCCGTCCTGGATCCTGGCGCCGCTTCTGGTGTGGATCATCACCGCACTCGGGGGATGGATCGTCATGGGCCTCGTCATCGACCGTCGACTGAAAAAGAGGGCTGCCCGAAAGCTCGTGCACAGCGTCGAATAG